The Enterococcus rotai genome includes a window with the following:
- a CDS encoding amino acid ABC transporter ATP-binding protein, with protein sequence MINIKNLHKTFGKNEVLKGIDLDVNAGEVVVIIGPSGSGKSTFLRCLNLLEQPTAGSIEFEGKNLLDKDTDIDALRQKMGMVFQNFNLFPHKTVLDNLTISPIKVKKETPEAAKEKALTLLEQVGLKDKATSYPSSLSGGQQQRVAIARALAMNPDVMLFDEPTSALDPEMVGEVLAVMKALAVEGMTMVVVTHEMGFAREVADRVIFMDAGIIQEEGTPEEIFGQPKNPRTQDFLRKVL encoded by the coding sequence GTGATTAATATTAAAAACTTGCACAAAACCTTTGGAAAAAATGAAGTCTTAAAAGGGATTGATTTAGATGTAAATGCTGGGGAGGTTGTCGTGATTATCGGCCCTTCTGGTAGTGGAAAGAGTACTTTCTTACGTTGTTTAAACTTATTGGAACAACCAACAGCTGGAAGCATTGAATTTGAAGGTAAAAATTTATTAGATAAAGATACTGACATTGATGCGCTTCGTCAAAAAATGGGCATGGTATTTCAAAATTTCAATCTGTTTCCTCATAAGACAGTTTTAGATAATTTGACAATCAGCCCTATCAAAGTCAAAAAGGAAACCCCAGAAGCAGCTAAAGAAAAGGCTCTAACTTTATTGGAACAAGTCGGTTTGAAAGACAAAGCGACTAGCTATCCTTCTAGTTTATCTGGCGGACAGCAACAACGGGTAGCCATCGCTCGAGCACTAGCGATGAATCCTGATGTAATGCTGTTTGATGAGCCAACTTCTGCACTAGATCCAGAAATGGTTGGTGAAGTTTTAGCCGTTATGAAAGCTTTGGCCGTTGAGGGAATGACCATGGTGGTCGTTACACATGAAATGGGCTTCGCCCGTGAAGTTGCCGATCGTGTGATTTTCATGGACGCTGGAATCATACAAGAAGAAGGCACCCCAGAAGAAATTTTCGGTCAACCGAAAAATCCTAGAACACAAGATTTTTTAAGAAAAGTGTTGTAA
- a CDS encoding DUF5067 domain-containing protein, with translation MKKKLIGLAILGCCLLLAGCNSKNESESKEKKTDQGKVAKKEVSENNYASADNSFAVNNENFISPDFEAKLTGSSVVSGDDNAKYLVVFYTFTNKTNVFKSGQEVFEKYLQANQASNKDEMETLFIDHPELSEQIKKLSDESTKEQEQGKAIPMATVYKTISDKDLRLDFLDAEGSTIVSKNYLIKLD, from the coding sequence ATGAAAAAGAAACTTATTGGATTGGCAATTCTTGGATGTTGCCTATTGTTAGCTGGATGTAACTCAAAAAATGAGAGTGAATCGAAGGAAAAAAAAACGGATCAAGGAAAAGTTGCAAAAAAAGAAGTATCTGAAAATAATTATGCCTCAGCAGACAATTCATTTGCTGTAAATAATGAAAACTTTATCAGCCCAGACTTTGAAGCAAAGCTGACAGGATCAAGTGTTGTTAGTGGAGACGATAATGCAAAGTACCTTGTAGTTTTTTATACCTTTACTAATAAAACAAATGTCTTTAAATCAGGACAAGAGGTATTTGAAAAGTATTTGCAAGCTAACCAAGCATCAAATAAAGATGAGATGGAAACGTTATTTATAGATCATCCAGAACTTAGTGAACAGATTAAAAAACTTTCAGATGAATCTACAAAAGAACAAGAGCAAGGGAAAGCAATTCCTATGGCTACAGTTTATAAAACAATTTCAGATAAAGACTTAAGATTAGATTTTTTAGATGCTGAAGGATCAACAATAGTATCAAAAAATTATTTGATTAAACTAGATTAG
- a CDS encoding LPXTG cell wall anchor domain-containing protein: protein MEKIKYLCQLFSLIIISLSITGGSPTFAHGVEGEPLPSGIVIGDDKGIHVQSDGEYLVEIKDVLPGKKWTIDIDLMSVDKGEAYDLSMQIFKPTLSGPIDFSKAIHMVLNYAGKKIYDGPASGISDTINLQEVEYSFGTFHPGDSKRLRAIFEMDHTYTKNDFQVKSMMENVWKFRATKNQESKRTEDNKQTKRKLFFPQTGEEWRNVLIYISLGLFIVLMAVLIFKKKYEDQKKRS, encoded by the coding sequence ATGGAAAAGATAAAATACCTTTGTCAACTATTCAGTTTGATTATTATAAGTTTATCAATCACCGGTGGTTCTCCTACTTTTGCCCATGGGGTGGAGGGAGAACCATTGCCTTCTGGTATCGTCATTGGAGACGATAAAGGAATCCATGTTCAATCAGATGGGGAATATCTAGTTGAAATCAAAGATGTGTTACCAGGTAAAAAGTGGACGATTGACATTGATTTAATGAGTGTAGATAAGGGAGAAGCGTATGATTTAAGTATGCAGATTTTTAAGCCTACCTTAAGCGGACCAATCGATTTTTCCAAAGCAATCCACATGGTGTTGAATTATGCAGGAAAAAAAATATATGATGGTCCGGCTTCTGGTATTAGCGATACAATAAATCTACAAGAAGTTGAATATTCATTTGGAACGTTTCATCCTGGGGATAGTAAGCGTTTGCGTGCAATTTTTGAAATGGATCATACATACACGAAAAATGATTTTCAGGTAAAAAGTATGATGGAAAATGTTTGGAAATTTAGAGCAACCAAAAATCAAGAGTCTAAACGAACAGAGGACAATAAACAAACGAAACGAAAACTATTTTTTCCGCAGACTGGTGAAGAATGGCGAAATGTATTGATTTATATTTCTTTAGGTTTATTTATAGTGCTGATGGCCGTGCTGATTTTCAAAAAGAAATACGAGGATCAAAAGAAACGCTCATAA
- a CDS encoding pyridoxal phosphate-dependent aminotransferase encodes MDRLNIAKKHQQPAENILMDIATLAKQVPDLLDLSIGDPDLITDERIIDAAFTDVKNGHTKYTASGGSQEFIDTVIAFYRKQYGLSFKPDQVRATVGALHGMYLTLQVLLDPEDEVIIHEPYFSPYKDQVIFAGGKPVFIPTYEEDGFQINIDVLKAAITDKTKAIIINSPNNPTGAVFSPETFKAIAELAIKHDFYILSDEVYEAFCFYDDFVPMATFAPDNTITFSSFSKAFAMTGWRIGYMIAPDYINDAAKVINESITYSAPSPSQQAGIYALNHAETLTPAVVTIFKERLEYLEQRISSIPFLSLHPVKGSMYAFINISKTGLTSVPFVERVLKETNVLMIPGKAFGETTGDSYVRLAATQDITILKEAFDRIEKMSFQTN; translated from the coding sequence ATGGATCGACTAAACATTGCAAAGAAACATCAACAACCTGCTGAAAATATCTTAATGGATATTGCCACTTTAGCAAAACAAGTACCTGATTTATTGGACCTGTCGATCGGAGATCCCGATTTGATTACAGATGAACGAATTATTGATGCCGCTTTTACAGATGTGAAAAATGGGCACACAAAATATACCGCTTCTGGCGGTAGTCAGGAATTTATTGATACTGTTATTGCCTTTTATCGAAAACAATATGGTTTATCTTTTAAACCTGATCAAGTTCGAGCAACTGTTGGTGCTTTACATGGCATGTATTTAACGTTACAAGTATTGTTAGATCCTGAAGATGAAGTCATTATTCATGAACCTTATTTTTCACCCTACAAAGATCAAGTAATTTTTGCTGGTGGTAAACCAGTATTTATTCCAACTTATGAAGAGGATGGTTTTCAAATCAATATTGATGTTTTGAAAGCTGCCATCACAGATAAAACAAAAGCAATTATTATCAATTCACCAAACAATCCTACTGGAGCCGTTTTTTCTCCTGAAACATTTAAAGCGATTGCTGAATTGGCGATCAAACATGATTTTTATATTCTTTCAGATGAAGTCTATGAAGCGTTTTGTTTTTATGATGATTTCGTCCCAATGGCAACATTTGCTCCTGACAATACGATTACATTTAGCAGTTTCTCAAAAGCCTTCGCGATGACTGGTTGGCGTATTGGGTATATGATTGCTCCCGATTATATCAACGACGCTGCGAAGGTGATCAATGAAAGTATAACCTACTCAGCACCTAGCCCTTCTCAACAAGCTGGTATTTACGCATTAAATCATGCTGAAACACTGACTCCAGCAGTTGTAACCATTTTTAAAGAGCGTCTAGAATATCTGGAACAACGAATTTCGTCTATTCCGTTTCTCTCATTACATCCAGTCAAGGGCAGTATGTATGCGTTCATTAACATTTCAAAAACTGGTTTAACGTCTGTCCCCTTTGTTGAAAGAGTCTTAAAAGAAACAAATGTATTGATGATCCCAGGAAAAGCTTTTGGCGAAACAACTGGGGATAGTTATGTGCGTTTAGCAGCAACTCAAGACATAACTATATTGAAAGAAGCATTTGATCGAATTGAGAAAATGAGCTTTCAAACAAACTAG
- a CDS encoding BsaA family SipW-dependent biofilm matrix protein yields the protein MKNKKLLIIAGVLALVALGAGTFAWFTSGDSAVNHFEGEIAGNDIQIVETFTPEKDWTPGEGVAKKVSVANVSEYDALIRVSFEEVFKKLRNNNEIYFDGANKYIWASGPNKGSELSDPPVVPKAMPSKSDYVSLGYVDVTANLSTEVQNITVDNKEYKFKIYEKEVQAAGNKPSGDPIPEEYSYVAQWEASDNTKAKAYIGNTSGSIARDRTTQKLTLVNPAYLSMIDATYNEIRENWADPNKLYNKPAVDEKTYKSFADDLIQLGFTELTTEITENKWYYNIADGYFYFVGKVLRGTQTAQLLDSVKLMEQADNSYSLLQFDLIVNAQGIQNAQQSIKDTWKTDVSNPTLYTKLVEFCDY from the coding sequence TACAAGTGGTGATTCGGCGGTCAATCATTTTGAAGGTGAAATTGCAGGAAATGATATCCAGATTGTTGAGACCTTTACACCTGAAAAAGATTGGACGCCTGGAGAAGGGGTAGCCAAAAAAGTTTCAGTAGCGAATGTATCGGAATATGATGCATTGATTCGCGTAAGCTTTGAAGAAGTATTCAAGAAATTAAGAAATAACAATGAGATTTATTTCGATGGAGCAAACAAATATATTTGGGCATCTGGACCGAACAAAGGAAGCGAATTATCAGATCCTCCAGTTGTACCAAAAGCGATGCCTTCTAAATCAGACTATGTAAGTTTAGGGTATGTAGATGTAACGGCAAATTTATCAACTGAAGTACAAAATATTACGGTTGATAATAAAGAATACAAGTTTAAAATTTATGAGAAAGAAGTACAGGCTGCTGGAAACAAACCATCTGGAGATCCTATTCCAGAAGAATATTCCTATGTAGCACAATGGGAAGCATCAGATAATACTAAAGCAAAAGCATATATTGGGAATACGTCAGGTAGTATTGCACGTGATCGGACTACTCAGAAATTAACCTTAGTAAACCCAGCATATCTTTCTATGATTGATGCAACTTATAATGAAATAAGGGAAAATTGGGCTGATCCGAATAAATTATATAACAAACCAGCTGTAGACGAAAAAACATATAAGTCATTCGCAGATGATCTTATTCAATTAGGCTTTACAGAGTTAACAACAGAGATTACTGAAAATAAATGGTATTACAACATAGCAGATGGTTATTTCTATTTTGTTGGAAAAGTATTACGAGGTACCCAAACGGCTCAACTCTTGGATAGCGTGAAATTAATGGAGCAAGCGGATAATAGCTATAGTTTACTTCAATTTGATTTGATCGTAAATGCGCAAGGTATTCAAAATGCACAACAATCAATTAAAGATACTTGGAAAACAGATGTAAGCAATCCAACTTTGTACACTAAATTAGTGGAATTTTGTGACTATTAA
- a CDS encoding SpaA isopeptide-forming pilin-related protein — protein sequence MKNKWVKIIAVVGFFLGSLGIVLLLKNTSNIKAEEQNITINEQIENSEEEEKLSELVDETEQFTEEEQDFFSELRKDNRMYGQSYAIGGVLIPPGNRVISGGLGDYNTWIPSEYNLSIKFTPETKVEGWGGVIATEAPNQKVMQVPANKQGALGLWYRNIGMYNGELVDIKVTFDSYTLNLGAGSQPFGVLRFFEKEMTQDIFGIYDIKETFSFYKSGTLTPISVKGALTFGDIDYAEELVFPNFDASNWHKTYVHHQNQLGYGMTGNELRFVGGGKDAQKENTPQAFATGIFQGSSVTIKYEDKPRNVVTKWPTGNGGQGYTFILMTTNARPFEAPLIKKQVSDSNETKVVTNTLVSKEEGFTYTFETRIPKERKEWWYNSFQITDKLPNGIETNGSIVVKDSVRNENLTSQFTSNVDANNNLTVKAINTKQANFYDKVLEVTVPVKLNAKVNLNSYPVIDGFAQITNKATVMTQTFDNIQRNEVSNTVTTKVPFDPPKPTIQKKVRNITTGETVYQKNTKAKFDDIVEYEIVLRNESTNVNMANLRDAVFTDKLPAGVTLTSWSINDEAKPNSAWIENKLINYNYAVGKSHERNKTYVIKIQARIGQANDGTVRRNESSVNGSNFNGAAPTSSADVVIVKPTLKISKVVNKASVENGEEFNYTITMENITRDTALYSSMIIEDKLPAGIVAKAGTTTYSLNGEASKKVVDNLVWNASRTILNTKGLPDSASKSPIISQTKGKLVISFTAIADATTVGKPDLVNTVTGNGKYDLNKANLVEKGKPFNPIKATATLSVTQATGDLQIIKQDDTKKRLAGAKYTVKNAAGAQVGSGQTNANGVYTLGNLPTGKYTVTETAAPTGHVAAPVEGNNRTVDVVRNQTASLTFTNNRQGRIKIKKVDKESKAVLSGAEYRVTDSQNKVVISSIKTGTDGTVTTSYLPAGKYKVQESAAPANYDLANPSSVEVTVKMGETTPEVLFENQRQKGGLEIIKQDDTKKRLAGAKYTVKNAAGAQVGSGQTNVNGVYTLGNLPTGKYTVTETAAPTGHVAAPVEGNNRTVDVVRNQTASLTFTNNRQGRIKIKKVDKESKAVLSGAEYRVTDSQNKVVISSIKTGTDGTVTTSYLPAGKYKVQESAAPANYDLANPSSVEVTVKMGETTPEVLFENQRQKGGLEIIKQDDTKKRLAGAKYTVKNAAGAQVGSGQTNANGVYTLGNLPTGKYTVTETAAPTGHVLPAGKYKVQESAAPANYDLANPSSVEVTVEMGGTTLVLFENQRQKGGLEIIKQDDTKKRLAGAKYTVKNAAGAQVGSGQTDANGVYTLGNLPTGKYTVTETAAPAGHEINPVEGNNRSIDVVKGQTANLTFTNNRQGLILIKKFDKDSKEVLAGAEFRVLNSAGKEVITKLKTGNDGRVTTGFLTAGEYTVEETASPVNYELSVPKSKKVTVKPWETVPVEFENERQKGGLEIIKQDEEKKDRKLSGAIFDIASDNKGQNILYKNQKTDGSGKISIPAIATGTYYIRETAPPPGYQIIEKGWIPVAVVHGKTTTYQVENRPTRLHLRQVVLNQNDALVVPSTGYFKLEQFAGSNTVNTYQFVTGSTVKNKPAEITKGLFTTVRISVGIDKLRIIDLVPEYYMYRGAIATATDTDLEEKHSFDHTSEIVKADPVVDYSKSSEYWVTVFVEPKMGTTSNGEKEKEPRPYSWDYKTNELGRLTQVK from the coding sequence ATGAAAAATAAATGGGTGAAAATAATAGCTGTGGTTGGTTTCTTCTTAGGAAGCTTGGGAATAGTACTATTACTGAAAAATACAAGTAATATAAAAGCTGAAGAACAAAATATAACGATAAATGAACAGATAGAAAATTCTGAAGAGGAAGAAAAACTTTCGGAGTTAGTTGATGAGACAGAACAATTTACAGAAGAAGAACAAGATTTTTTCTCTGAATTAAGAAAAGATAATCGTATGTATGGACAAAGCTATGCTATAGGAGGTGTACTAATACCGCCAGGTAACAGAGTTATCAGTGGCGGTTTAGGGGATTATAACACGTGGATACCATCTGAGTATAACTTGAGTATAAAGTTTACACCTGAGACCAAGGTTGAAGGTTGGGGTGGAGTTATTGCCACAGAGGCTCCGAATCAAAAGGTCATGCAAGTTCCGGCAAATAAACAAGGAGCATTGGGTCTATGGTATAGAAATATAGGAATGTATAATGGTGAACTGGTTGATATAAAAGTAACTTTTGATTCTTATACTTTGAATTTAGGGGCAGGCTCACAGCCGTTTGGTGTACTTAGATTTTTTGAAAAAGAAATGACACAGGATATTTTTGGTATTTATGATATTAAAGAAACATTTAGTTTCTATAAGAGCGGAACCTTAACGCCAATTAGTGTAAAAGGAGCACTTACTTTTGGAGACATTGATTATGCTGAAGAATTAGTATTTCCGAATTTTGATGCTTCAAATTGGCACAAAACGTATGTTCATCATCAAAACCAATTGGGGTATGGAATGACTGGGAACGAATTACGTTTTGTTGGTGGAGGGAAGGACGCACAGAAAGAAAATACTCCTCAAGCATTTGCCACGGGTATTTTCCAAGGATCTTCAGTTACGATCAAGTATGAGGATAAACCTAGAAATGTTGTAACCAAATGGCCAACAGGTAATGGGGGTCAAGGGTATACTTTTATACTGATGACGACTAATGCTCGTCCTTTTGAAGCACCTTTGATAAAAAAGCAAGTCAGTGATAGTAATGAAACAAAAGTAGTAACAAATACGCTAGTTTCAAAAGAAGAAGGCTTTACTTATACTTTTGAAACTAGAATACCCAAAGAACGCAAAGAGTGGTGGTATAACTCATTTCAAATTACTGATAAACTACCTAACGGTATTGAAACTAATGGTTCTATTGTTGTTAAGGATAGTGTGCGTAATGAAAATTTGACTTCTCAGTTCACTTCAAATGTTGACGCAAATAATAATTTGACAGTGAAAGCCATTAACACAAAGCAAGCAAATTTTTACGATAAAGTTCTTGAAGTGACAGTTCCTGTCAAATTGAATGCTAAAGTGAATTTGAATTCTTATCCGGTAATAGATGGATTTGCACAAATAACAAATAAAGCGACGGTTATGACGCAAACTTTTGATAATATTCAACGTAATGAGGTATCGAATACTGTGACAACAAAAGTTCCATTCGACCCTCCAAAGCCAACGATTCAAAAAAAAGTAAGAAATATAACTACTGGAGAAACTGTATATCAAAAAAATACGAAAGCAAAGTTTGATGATATAGTAGAGTATGAAATCGTATTAAGAAATGAAAGTACGAATGTAAATATGGCTAATTTGAGAGATGCCGTATTTACAGACAAATTACCAGCAGGAGTTACTTTAACTTCTTGGTCTATAAATGATGAAGCCAAACCAAATTCAGCATGGATAGAAAATAAACTCATTAACTATAATTATGCAGTAGGAAAAAGTCATGAAAGAAATAAGACATATGTAATAAAAATCCAAGCGAGAATTGGTCAAGCCAATGATGGGACGGTGCGAAGAAACGAAAGCTCAGTGAATGGATCGAATTTTAATGGAGCCGCTCCGACAAGTAGTGCTGATGTAGTAATAGTAAAACCAACGCTGAAAATAAGTAAAGTAGTAAATAAAGCCTCAGTTGAGAATGGGGAAGAATTTAACTACACTATTACAATGGAAAACATAACTAGAGATACTGCATTATATAGCTCAATGATTATTGAAGATAAGTTACCAGCTGGAATTGTAGCAAAAGCAGGGACAACGACTTACTCCTTGAATGGTGAAGCAAGTAAGAAAGTTGTAGATAATTTGGTGTGGAATGCTTCAAGAACAATACTAAATACAAAAGGCTTACCTGATTCGGCTTCTAAATCCCCAATTATTAGCCAGACAAAAGGAAAATTAGTGATCAGTTTTACAGCTATAGCAGATGCAACTACAGTTGGTAAACCAGATTTGGTGAATACAGTTACCGGCAATGGAAAGTACGATTTAAATAAAGCAAATCTAGTAGAAAAAGGGAAACCTTTCAATCCTATAAAAGCAACTGCCACTTTAAGTGTGACACAAGCTACAGGCGACCTACAGATCATCAAGCAAGACGACACGAAAAAACGATTAGCCGGGGCAAAATACACAGTGAAGAACGCCGCTGGAGCCCAAGTAGGAAGTGGACAAACCAATGCGAATGGTGTGTATACATTGGGGAATTTACCGACAGGAAAATACACGGTAACGGAAACGGCAGCGCCAACAGGACACGTAGCGGCGCCAGTAGAAGGAAATAATCGAACTGTAGATGTGGTGAGAAATCAAACGGCAAGTTTGACGTTTACAAACAATCGCCAAGGGCGAATCAAGATCAAGAAGGTAGACAAAGAAAGTAAAGCAGTCTTGTCAGGAGCGGAGTACCGAGTAACGGATAGTCAGAATAAGGTTGTAATATCGAGCATCAAGACCGGAACTGATGGAACGGTAACGACGAGCTATTTACCAGCAGGAAAGTATAAGGTACAAGAAAGTGCAGCACCGGCAAACTATGACCTAGCGAATCCCTCAAGTGTAGAAGTGACGGTGAAGATGGGAGAAACGACGCCAGAGGTGTTGTTTGAGAACCAACGTCAAAAAGGTGGACTAGAAATCATCAAGCAAGACGACACGAAAAAACGATTAGCCGGGGCAAAATACACAGTGAAGAACGCCGCTGGAGCCCAAGTAGGAAGTGGACAAACCAATGTGAATGGTGTGTATACATTGGGGAATTTACCGACAGGTAAATACACAGTAACGGAAACGGCAGCGCCAACAGGACACGTAGCGGCGCCAGTAGAAGGAAATAATCGAACTGTAGATGTGGTGAGAAATCAAACGGCAAGTCTGACGTTTACAAACAATCGCCAAGGGCGAATCAAGATCAAGAAGGTAGACAAAGAAAGTAAAGCAGTCTTGTCAGGAGCGGAGTACCGAGTAACGGATAGTCAGAATAAGGTTGTAATATCGAGCATCAAGACCGGAACTGATGGAACGGTAACGACGAGCTATTTACCAGCAGGAAAGTATAAGGTACAAGAAAGTGCAGCACCGGCAAACTATGACCTAGCGAATCCTTCAAGTGTAGAAGTGACGGTGAAGATGGGAGAAACGACGCCAGAGGTGTTGTTTGAGAACCAACGTCAAAAAGGTGGACTAGAAATCATCAAGCAAGACGACACGAAAAAACGATTAGCCGGGGCAAAATACACAGTGAAGAATGCCGCTGGAGCCCAAGTGGGAAGTGGACAAACCAATGCGAATGGTGTGTATACATTGGGAAATTTACCGACAGGTAAATACACAGTAACGGAAACGGCAGCGCCAACAGGACACGTATTACCAGCAGGAAAGTATAAGGTACAAGAAAGTGCAGCACCGGCAAACTATGACCTAGCGAATCCTTCAAGTGTAGAAGTGACGGTGGAAATGGGTGGAACAACGCTAGTATTGTTTGAGAACCAACGTCAAAAAGGCGGCCTAGAAATCATCAAGCAGGACGACACGAAAAAACGATTAGCCGGGGCAAAATACACAGTGAAGAACGCCGCTGGAGCCCAAGTAGGAAGTGGTCAGACAGATGCGAATGGTGTGTATACATTGGGAAATTTACCGACAGGTAAATACACGGTAACGGAAACGGCAGCCCCCGCAGGCCATGAAATAAATCCAGTAGAAGGAAACAATCGATCAATTGACGTAGTCAAAGGTCAAACAGCGAACCTAACGTTCACCAATAATAGGCAAGGGCTAATTCTTATCAAGAAATTTGACAAAGACAGCAAGGAAGTACTCGCAGGAGCAGAGTTTAGAGTCCTAAACAGTGCGGGGAAAGAAGTGATAACGAAGCTAAAAACTGGAAATGATGGACGAGTGACGACAGGCTTCTTAACGGCGGGAGAATATACAGTAGAAGAAACAGCGTCGCCAGTGAATTATGAGCTATCGGTACCCAAGAGTAAGAAAGTGACCGTGAAACCGTGGGAAACGGTACCGGTAGAATTTGAAAATGAACGTCAAAAAGGCGGACTAGAAATCATCAAACAAGACGAAGAGAAAAAAGATAGAAAACTGTCAGGAGCTATTTTTGATATAGCAAGTGACAATAAAGGTCAAAATATCCTGTATAAAAATCAAAAAACGGATGGATCAGGAAAAATATCTATTCCAGCTATTGCAACGGGTACGTATTATATCAGAGAAACAGCTCCACCACCTGGTTATCAGATAATCGAAAAAGGTTGGATACCAGTAGCTGTAGTTCACGGAAAAACAACCACATATCAAGTTGAGAACAGGCCTACTCGGTTGCATTTACGACAAGTCGTACTAAATCAGAATGACGCTTTAGTAGTTCCTAGCACAGGTTATTTCAAACTGGAGCAATTCGCAGGTTCTAACACAGTCAATACGTACCAATTCGTTACTGGTTCGACTGTGAAGAATAAACCAGCAGAGATTACAAAAGGATTGTTTACAACAGTAAGGATTTCCGTTGGCATAGATAAACTTCGGATTATTGATTTAGTACCTGAATATTATATGTATCGTGGGGCCATTGCAACAGCAACTGATACTGATTTAGAAGAAAAACATTCTTTTGATCATACTTCTGAGATAGTAAAAGCTGATCCTGTTGTAGATTATAGTAAATCAAGTGAATATTGGGTAACTGTTTTTGTTGAACCGAAAATGGGAACAACTTCTAATGGTGAAAAAGAAAAAGAGCCTCGACCGTATAGTTGGGACTATAAAACAAATGAACTAGGTCGTTTGACTCAAGTGAAGTAG
- a CDS encoding BsaA family SipW-dependent biofilm matrix protein, with the protein MKKKKRRSAKYKKKSRVSKRSFRLYLALFSLFFSSLLVLGSTYAWFTSADSVTNKFESGHFQAELTEVFKPNLAWQPGKDTTKQIRVQNTGQSPALVRVSLYEYLLAFKIDVRDKVGNGNLITVSNEQKPVVNSKDISTWQPASEKGGTYQDGSLYYVANKAYIADRTNGKDRYKLNDSARKSLPLHFIEINFSAYMNTSVPKPGIKNYWLYDDGYFYYSEVLAPGNISEPLVDNVSLSSSTPNNYKGTLYQLNPYLEAHDPVKTIIKEWGIGTDSIVYGILKDKLN; encoded by the coding sequence TTGAAAAAGAAAAAACGTAGATCAGCAAAATATAAAAAAAAGTCAAGAGTGTCTAAAAGAAGCTTCCGCTTATATTTAGCTCTCTTTTCTCTATTTTTTTCTAGCCTGTTGGTTCTTGGAAGTACCTATGCTTGGTTTACATCTGCTGATTCAGTTACAAATAAATTTGAAAGTGGACATTTTCAAGCTGAATTAACTGAAGTGTTTAAACCGAATCTAGCTTGGCAGCCTGGAAAAGATACAACAAAACAAATTCGTGTACAAAACACAGGACAATCACCTGCCCTTGTAAGAGTTTCTCTCTATGAATATCTGTTAGCTTTTAAGATAGATGTCAGAGATAAAGTCGGAAATGGAAACCTAATCACAGTTTCAAATGAGCAAAAGCCAGTAGTTAATAGTAAAGATATATCTACTTGGCAACCAGCTTCAGAAAAAGGCGGTACATATCAAGACGGTTCACTTTATTATGTAGCGAACAAAGCGTATATAGCAGATCGAACAAATGGAAAAGACAGATATAAGTTAAATGACTCGGCAAGAAAGTCCCTACCGCTACATTTCATTGAAATCAATTTTTCAGCATATATGAATACCTCTGTTCCAAAGCCAGGAATAAAGAATTATTGGCTATACGATGATGGTTATTTTTATTATTCTGAAGTGTTAGCACCTGGAAACATAAGCGAGCCATTAGTAGATAACGTATCACTTTCTTCTAGTACACCAAACAATTATAAAGGGACATTATATCAGTTAAATCCCTATTTAGAAGCACATGACCCTGTAAAAACAATTATTAAAGAGTGGGGAATTGGAACAGATAGTATAGTTTATGGAATACTCAAAGACAAACTAAACTAA